A window from Pseudomonas kribbensis encodes these proteins:
- a CDS encoding metal/formaldehyde-sensitive transcriptional repressor, with protein sequence MSHTHEHKGELLNRVRRIAGQVQAVERALESEADCAKTLHLMAAIRGAVNGLMEQFIEAHAREHVAHPDLSDEARAQGVEELLQAIRRYSK encoded by the coding sequence ATGTCGCACACGCACGAACACAAAGGCGAGTTGCTCAATCGGGTCCGGCGCATTGCCGGGCAGGTTCAGGCGGTTGAAAGGGCGCTGGAGTCCGAGGCCGATTGTGCCAAGACGTTGCATCTGATGGCGGCGATTCGCGGTGCGGTCAACGGCTTGATGGAGCAGTTCATCGAGGCCCACGCCCGCGAGCATGTCGCCCATCCCGACCTCAGCGACGAAGCCCGAGCCCAGGGCGTGGAAGAGTTGCTGCAAGCCATCCGCCGTTATTCCAAGTGA